A DNA window from Fibrobacter sp. contains the following coding sequences:
- a CDS encoding branched-chain amino acid aminotransferase has protein sequence MKNIDWRNLGFKYTQTDCFVTCSYTNGRWGEIEIKTEPELRFHLAATCFHYGQACFEGMKAFTQLDGTVAVFRPEMNAARMQATAERLMMQAPPEELFLEAVNELILRNIEWVPPYGTGASLYVRPLLVGSSPHIGVHPSEDYLFLVLCMPVGPYYRNGFAPVNAYIQRGYDRAAPRGVGHVKAAGNYAAGMLGDYDGKAKGYPICLYLDSATHQYIDEFGTSNFLGIAKDNKYVTPASSSILPSITNSSLQVIASDFGMKVEKRQIPVTELPEFAEVGACGTAAVITPVYSITDGDKVYTFGKQDEAGETLTRFYKQIQGIQYGELEDKHQWMVPVKTLSTANV, from the coding sequence ATGAAAAACATCGATTGGCGGAATCTGGGATTCAAGTATACTCAGACGGATTGTTTTGTCACCTGCAGCTACACAAACGGCAGATGGGGTGAGATTGAGATAAAGACCGAGCCTGAGCTGCGCTTTCATCTTGCTGCGACCTGTTTCCATTATGGTCAGGCCTGCTTTGAGGGAATGAAGGCATTTACACAGCTTGACGGGACAGTAGCGGTTTTCAGGCCTGAAATGAACGCGGCCAGAATGCAGGCCACAGCGGAGCGTCTGATGATGCAGGCTCCTCCGGAGGAACTGTTTCTGGAGGCTGTTAATGAACTTATACTACGTAACATTGAGTGGGTTCCTCCTTACGGTACAGGAGCCAGTCTGTATGTAAGGCCTTTGCTTGTGGGATCCAGTCCCCACATTGGCGTGCATCCTTCAGAGGATTATCTGTTCCTGGTCCTATGCATGCCCGTTGGTCCTTATTACAGGAACGGATTTGCGCCTGTTAATGCTTATATACAACGTGGTTACGACAGAGCAGCCCCCAGAGGTGTTGGACATGTCAAGGCTGCCGGAAATTATGCTGCCGGGATGCTGGGTGATTATGACGGGAAGGCAAAGGGGTACCCGATATGTCTTTATCTTGATTCCGCTACTCATCAGTACATCGATGAGTTTGGGACATCAAATTTTCTGGGGATCGCAAAAGACAACAAGTATGTCACACCCGCTTCATCATCGATTCTGCCATCCATCACCAACAGCAGTCTCCAGGTGATAGCATCCGACTTCGGCATGAAAGTGGAGAAACGGCAGATTCCTGTAACTGAACTCCCTGAGTTTGCAGAGGTTGGCGCCTGTGGAACAGCGGCAGTGATCACACCGGTCTACTCGATAACCGATGGGGACAAAGTGTATACTTTCGGCAAACAGGACGAAGCAGGTGAGACACTGACCAGGTTTTACAAACAGATTCAGGGGATTCAGTACGGTGAACTGGAAGATAAACATCAGTGGATGGTTCCGGTTAAAACCCTCTCGACTGCAAATGTTTGA
- a CDS encoding 1-acyl-sn-glycerol-3-phosphate acyltransferase, translating to MKKLQYASRWFIWNILSKSFNALYLRKKYNYSLTPDSQRFPRPPFLVVANHGTFFDPWMVGQYSPWPFSIMVNDDGFRGKGISQWYLKNIGCIPKRKGASDYKAMKATLQRLKEGYPVCVFPEGQTTWDGETQLLYKGLEKLVMKMNCPLVTVRLRGNFLSKPWWAETIRKGKITVEMKVHDPQEFQGISSDELFEKIKSSIYQNDIKDPQNLQYPFSGVRLAEGLERFVWICMHCGSEDTLQTGGNIINCVSCGKSWEIDAHCRLKGVREDTNSLHDLKDWADMHRERVKEKTSSGSGILAITENVTLQNENDERTFVNSDTGKAVLTSDTLSLETASGTVSWPVSEIEDCVVQKKDLFEFRHKDKYVRFLLNKKSPMKWVYYLRYLKNYEEFEKRGYL from the coding sequence TTAACGCACTGTACCTTCGGAAGAAATACAACTACAGTCTCACACCCGATTCTCAGCGCTTTCCCAGACCTCCTTTTCTTGTAGTGGCAAATCACGGGACATTTTTCGATCCCTGGATGGTTGGTCAGTACAGTCCCTGGCCTTTTTCCATAATGGTCAACGATGACGGGTTCAGAGGAAAGGGTATATCACAGTGGTACCTGAAAAATATCGGCTGTATCCCCAAACGTAAAGGTGCATCCGACTACAAGGCAATGAAAGCCACTCTTCAGCGGCTTAAAGAGGGATACCCTGTCTGTGTTTTTCCCGAAGGCCAGACCACCTGGGACGGTGAGACTCAACTGCTTTACAAAGGTCTGGAAAAACTGGTGATGAAAATGAATTGTCCTCTGGTAACTGTCAGGCTGAGGGGGAATTTTCTTTCTAAACCCTGGTGGGCAGAGACAATCCGCAAAGGAAAAATCACGGTTGAGATGAAAGTGCATGATCCGCAGGAATTCCAGGGTATATCAAGTGATGAGCTTTTCGAAAAAATTAAGTCCTCCATTTACCAGAATGACATCAAGGATCCTCAGAACCTCCAGTACCCCTTTTCAGGTGTAAGACTGGCCGAAGGTCTGGAAAGATTTGTCTGGATATGCATGCATTGCGGAAGTGAAGATACGCTGCAGACCGGGGGAAACATCATTAACTGTGTATCATGTGGAAAGTCATGGGAAATCGACGCTCACTGCAGACTGAAAGGAGTCAGGGAAGACACAAATTCTCTGCACGATCTGAAAGATTGGGCTGATATGCACAGAGAGAGAGTGAAAGAAAAAACAAGCAGCGGTTCCGGAATCCTTGCCATAACTGAAAACGTAACTCTTCAGAATGAAAACGACGAACGTACATTTGTTAACTCAGACACCGGTAAGGCTGTGCTTACAAGTGATACTCTGAGCCTTGAAACAGCGTCAGGAACAGTATCCTGGCCGGTATCAGAAATCGAGGATTGTGTTGTACAGAAAAAAGACCTGTTTGAATTCAGGCACAAAGACAAATACGTCCGTTTCTTACTCAATAAGAAGAGCCCGATGAAGTGGGTCTATTACCTGCGATACCTAAAAAACTACGAAGAGTTTGAAAAAAGAGGATACTTGTGA